One segment of Anaerolineae bacterium DNA contains the following:
- a CDS encoding imidazolonepropionase, producing the protein MRQHVDLLITHARQLCTIPPHNNGPQRGHALGDLGLIEDGALAIQDGLVQAVGLTESITATYSADDVIDAGGRLVTPGLVDPHTHLVWAGDRAEEFERRIRGATYQQIMAEGGGINRTVQATRQASLDELVTTGLQRLDLALQHGTTTVEIKTGYGLSTAEEIKMLSAIALLDAEHPIRVIPTFLGAHAVPPEYTGQSDAYVDLVIKEMLPAVAAWKAEHWPGVMFCDVFCEEGAFTLEQTRCILEAALKAGLKLKIHVDEFVALGGTRLGVELGVTSLDHLDVTPDEEIALLGASQTVAVALPTTPFGLGSSHYPPVKKLLDAGAILALATDCNPGPAWTENLQFVLALATRYQRLTQAQALVACTLNAAWALALGDQLGSLESGRAADVVIWRTGDYRELGYHFGVNLVEQVIVAGRPVYTAPR; encoded by the coding sequence ATGCGCCAGCACGTCGATCTGCTGATCACCCATGCGCGACAGTTGTGCACCATCCCGCCCCATAACAACGGCCCACAGCGCGGGCATGCCCTGGGTGATCTGGGGCTGATCGAAGATGGCGCTCTGGCCATCCAAGATGGCCTTGTGCAGGCCGTTGGCCTGACCGAATCGATCACCGCCACCTATAGCGCCGACGACGTCATCGATGCTGGCGGGCGGCTGGTAACGCCCGGCCTGGTTGATCCGCACACCCATCTGGTCTGGGCCGGGGACCGGGCTGAGGAGTTCGAACGGCGTATCAGGGGCGCGACGTACCAGCAGATCATGGCGGAGGGAGGCGGGATCAACCGGACGGTCCAGGCTACCCGTCAGGCTAGCCTGGATGAACTGGTGACTACCGGCCTGCAACGCCTTGATCTGGCCCTCCAACACGGCACAACCACTGTAGAGATCAAGACGGGCTATGGTCTGAGCACCGCTGAGGAGATCAAGATGCTCAGTGCCATCGCCCTGCTGGACGCGGAACATCCGATCCGCGTCATCCCGACTTTTCTGGGCGCGCACGCAGTGCCGCCGGAATACACCGGCCAGTCTGACGCCTACGTTGACCTGGTAATAAAGGAAATGTTGCCGGCTGTTGCCGCCTGGAAGGCAGAGCACTGGCCGGGCGTGATGTTCTGCGATGTCTTCTGCGAGGAAGGCGCTTTCACGCTTGAGCAAACGCGCTGCATTCTGGAAGCCGCTCTCAAAGCCGGTTTGAAGCTGAAGATCCATGTCGATGAGTTCGTGGCGCTGGGCGGGACGCGCCTCGGTGTTGAGCTGGGGGTAACCTCCCTCGATCATCTTGACGTCACTCCCGATGAGGAGATCGCGCTACTCGGTGCCAGCCAGACCGTCGCCGTTGCCCTGCCCACCACGCCTTTCGGGCTGGGCAGCAGTCACTACCCGCCAGTGAAAAAGCTGCTCGACGCGGGTGCGATCCTCGCCCTGGCGACCGACTGTAATCCCGGTCCGGCCTGGACGGAGAACCTGCAGTTTGTCCTGGCGCTGGCTACCCGCTATCAGCGCCTGACCCAGGCCCAGGCGCTCGTGGCCTGCACGCTCAATGCGGCGTGGGCGCTGGCGCTGGGCGACCAGCTCGGGAGTCTGGAATCGGGCCGCGCCGCCGATGTGGTAATCTGGCGCACCGGCGACTACCGCGAACTGGGCTACCACTTTGGCGTCAACCTAGTCGAGCAGGTGATCGTCGCTGGACGGCCTGTCTACACCGCGCCGCGCTGA
- a CDS encoding GNAT family N-acetyltransferase, producing MTHLDWRTPEEWLADPAITVCAGYDGREAVAVMATSVPEEGVCWLRVLAVGRGISLGRATRQLWSCLASHLRAEGVREVYVIVLAEWAHYPLLEAGFRRVEDVILLERAPDAPLPPQAPRPDALCMIPVNDGLLGMVKAVDRATFAPCWRLDTGDLQVASRQAAVFLLAEVAGRPAGYALVTAIDGEAHLARLATAPVFQRCGVATALLHEAVPVLRAAGLPLTTVNTQRSNQASRQLYARWGFRETGFWLPVLAASPG from the coding sequence ATGACGCACCTTGACTGGCGGACGCCGGAGGAATGGCTGGCCGATCCTGCCATCACTGTCTGCGCTGGATATGACGGCAGAGAGGCGGTCGCTGTCATGGCAACCAGCGTTCCGGAAGAAGGGGTGTGCTGGCTGCGCGTGCTGGCAGTGGGCAGGGGCATCAGCCTGGGCCGGGCGACCCGCCAGCTCTGGTCATGTCTGGCTTCACATTTGCGGGCTGAGGGTGTCCGCGAGGTCTACGTTATTGTTCTGGCGGAGTGGGCGCATTATCCCCTGCTGGAGGCCGGCTTTCGCCGGGTTGAGGATGTCATTCTGCTGGAGCGTGCGCCGGATGCGCCGTTACCTCCTCAGGCTCCACGACCGGACGCGCTGTGCATGATCCCGGTCAATGATGGATTGCTGGGGATGGTGAAGGCCGTCGACCGGGCTACATTTGCGCCCTGCTGGCGATTAGACACTGGCGACTTGCAGGTGGCCAGCAGGCAGGCGGCAGTCTTTCTGCTGGCCGAGGTAGCCGGGAGACCGGCCGGTTACGCCCTGGTCACCGCCATAGACGGCGAAGCTCATCTGGCACGGCTGGCCACTGCCCCCGTTTTTCAGCGTTGCGGAGTCGCCACTGCCCTGCTGCATGAGGCAGTTCCGGTTCTGAGGGCGGCAGGGTTGCCCCTGACAACGGTTAATACCCAGCGCAGCAACCAGGCATCCCGGCAGCTATACGCTCGCTGGGGATTCAGGGAGACGGGTTTCTGGCTGCCTGTGCTGGCGGCTTCACCGGGGTGA